In Methanobacterium formicicum DSM 3637, the genomic window GTTTTCACTCTGTTAGTTTTTATACTCTTAGTGGCAATGGGTTATTTCTTCAGGGACCAAATCGTAGGAACTAAAAATGCGGTGATTACCGGTGCTATTGCATTCTTTTTAGGAAGTCTCTTCGCTGGCTCGTTTCTTTATTTAATTCCATTTACTATATTAGGAGTTGTTAATGGGGCTGTTTGTGGATGGATCGGGGGATATTTAAAAACAAGAATATCATCCTAAAATTTCCCTTTAAACTTTCATACTAATGTAAAGAATTAAATTAGAATTAGAATTATTTTTTGTAATAAGTGTTGTTATTTTGTAATAAACATTGTTTAAAGAACTGCAGAAGTTTAAAAGAAAGTATATGGGGTGTTTACCAACCCCTTTCCTGTAACCTTTCATTTTCAGGTATTTCGCTTATTTCCAGTCCAGGCATGGCACTTCCCAGGTCCCGGCTGACTTCTGCAATGACTTCTGCGTTTTTAAAATTGTGAGTGGCTTCTACAATAGCGTTGGCAACTAGTTCTGGTTTTTCTGATTTGAAGATACCACTGCCCACGAATACTCCATCTGACCCTAGCTGCATCATTAGGGCTGCATCGGCTGGGGTGGCTATTCCACCTGCTGCGAAGTTGACGACTGGTACTCTTCCCTGTTTTTGTGTTTCTTTAACCAGTTCGAGAGGTGCTTCCAGTTCCCGGGCAACACTCCACAGTTCTTCTTCGGTTTTATTGGCAAGTTCGCGGATGGTTCCCTGAATCACCCTCATATGCCTCACAGCTTCAACCACGTTACCGGTACCCGCTTCTCCTTTGGTCCTGATCATGGCTGCTCCCTCATCAATCCTCCGGAGTGCTTCACCCAGGTTCCGGGCTCCGCATACAAATGGTATGGTGAACTGTTTTTTGTCTATGTGGTATTTTTCATCGGCTGGGGTTAAGACTTCACTTTCATCGATCATGTCCACTCCCAGGGTTTCCAGAACCTGTGCTTCCACAAAGTGACCGATTCTGGCCTTGGCCATCACTGGTATGCTCACGGCATCGATGATCTCCAGGACCTTGGACGGATCTGCCATCCTGGCCACTCCACCGGCAGCCCTGATATCTGCAGGGACCTTTTCCAGTGCCATAACTGATACTGCACCTGCTTCTTCAGCAATGGCAGCTTGTTCAGCGTTAACAACATCCATAATAACTCCGCCTTTGGTCATCTTGGCGAAACCTTTCTTCAGTACTTCAGTTCCATGTAACATTCTTAAATTCTCCTATATTTGTTTTAAATTTCATTTATTTATCTTAAATTTAGTTTTATATTAGATATAAACGTGTTTTCAAATAAATATATTGTTTATTAAGTTTATTTAGATATTTATCCGTGATCTCATGTTATTTGTGAAATTTTTTATTTAAATTACCTTACTAATATTATCTATGAAACATTTTAATCCAGATCTGCTTAAACAGGACATGTTTTAAAAAAGATAAATGAGTTGAAAATAAGAAATAAAATAGGATTACTTAGTTATTCATCTTATTTGCAATATATTTGAACTTTATGCCATATATTGAAAATTAGGGTATTAAAAATTCAAGAATCTTGACTTTAAAGAATCCTAACTTTATCTCCTGTTTTAACCTTTCCTCCAGTGATAGCCCGGGCGAAGATACCTTCCCTGGGCATTATACAGTCTCCTGCCTGCAGGTAAATAGCGCAGCGGTTGTGGCATTCTTTACCAATTTGGGTGATTTCCATGATACAATCCCCCACCTGGATTCTGGTACCAATTGGAATTGTGACCAGTTCTATCCCAGAGGTGGTAATATTCTCTGCAAAATCCCCTGGATGCACATCCAGTCCCATATCCTTCATTTTATCAATGCTTTCCTGGGCTAGAAGACTTACCTGCCGGTGGGTCTGGGAACTGCTATGTGCGTCACCCACCAGGCCATGGTTTTCTTTAACCAGGCACTCTTTAACGTTTATCTTTCGGGTCTGCTTCAGGGGACTGGTGCACACTGCAATTACCTCGCCGTACTCAAACTTTTTCACATTTTCACTGGATGCAGATTTTATCATGAAGATCACTTAAATAGGATTTATATATCGACCTTAAGATTTAATCTTGTGTTATTAAAGCTTTATTACTAAGATTTCAACGAATCTATTAGATTATCCCTTAAAAATTATAAATTATCCTTTAAAAAATGGTTTATGGATTTATCTATCCACTGGCCCATTTTTAACATTTAAAAATATTTTGATATTTATCAATAATTATTTGGATCCTTTAACTTCACCCTTTTCTGTTGAGGTTGTTGTTACTCCGCCTTTGAGCTTTTCAATGGCTACTTCAGCCACTCTTTCACCAGATAGGAGCATTCCCCCAAAGGTGGGTCCCATACGGGGGCTTCCAAAAGTGGTGGCCACAGCCATACCGGTAACCAGTAAACCGG contains:
- the pdxS gene encoding pyridoxal 5'-phosphate synthase lyase subunit PdxS — its product is MLHGTEVLKKGFAKMTKGGVIMDVVNAEQAAIAEEAGAVSVMALEKVPADIRAAGGVARMADPSKVLEIIDAVSIPVMAKARIGHFVEAQVLETLGVDMIDESEVLTPADEKYHIDKKQFTIPFVCGARNLGEALRRIDEGAAMIRTKGEAGTGNVVEAVRHMRVIQGTIRELANKTEEELWSVARELEAPLELVKETQKQGRVPVVNFAAGGIATPADAALMMQLGSDGVFVGSGIFKSEKPELVANAIVEATHNFKNAEVIAEVSRDLGSAMPGLEISEIPENERLQERGW
- a CDS encoding MOSC domain-containing protein, which gives rise to MIKSASSENVKKFEYGEVIAVCTSPLKQTRKINVKECLVKENHGLVGDAHSSSQTHRQVSLLAQESIDKMKDMGLDVHPGDFAENITTSGIELVTIPIGTRIQVGDCIMEITQIGKECHNRCAIYLQAGDCIMPREGIFARAITGGKVKTGDKVRIL